A window from Drosophila kikkawai strain 14028-0561.14 chromosome 2L, DkikHiC1v2, whole genome shotgun sequence encodes these proteins:
- the Cox11 gene encoding cytochrome c oxidase assembly protein COX11, mitochondrial, which yields MLRSLSALRGQCQQLFRSSIPHQSNVQKSAQFWRMKSTNSPEEAARKLRSKSTLYYITAGGVLIVGLSYAAVPLYSIFCQAYSYGGTTSQGHDAEKVEHMAKVEDRVLKIRFNADIGSSMRWNFKPQQYEIKVAPGETALAFYTARNPTDKPVIGISTYNVIPFEAGAYFNKIQCFCFEEQQLNPHEEVDMPVFFYIDPEITADPALEFCDTITLSYTFFEAKEGLQLNFPSYAKPHAATA from the coding sequence ATGCTACGCAGCCTCTCCGCCCTTCGGGGGCAGTGCCAGCAGCTGTTCCGGAGCTCCATCCCGCACCAAAGCAACGTACAAAAGTCTGCACAATTTTGGCGCATGAAATCCACAAATTCGCCCGAGGAAGCTGCCCGGAAACTGCGATCCAAATCCACACTATACTATATAACAGCCGGCGGAGTGCTCATCGTTGGACTAAGCTATGCAGCCGTGCCTCTCTATAGTATCTTTTGCCAGGCATATAGCTACGGCGGTACCACTTCCCAAGGCCATGACGCCGAGAAGGTGGAGCACATGGCAAAGGTGGAGGATCGGGTGCTGAAAATCCGCTTCAACGCCGACATCGGTTCCTCCATGCGCTGGAACTTCAAGCCCCAACAGTACGAGATTAAGGTGGCACCAGGAGAAACAGCGCTGGCCTTTTATACGGCCCGGAATCCCACGGACAAGCCCGTAATTGGCATCAGCACCTACAATGTGATTCCTTTTGAGGCGGGTGCCTATTTCAACAAGATCCAATGCTTTTGCTTCGAGGAGCAGCAACTTAACCCCCACGAGGAGGTGGATATGCCCGTGTTTTTCTACATTGATCCGGAAATCACTGCAGATCCGGCGCTGGAGTTTTGTGACACTATCACCCTGTCCTATACGTTCTTTGAGGCCAAGGAAGGCCTGCAATTGAACTTCCCAAGCTATGCGAAACCGCATGCAGCCACGGCGTAG
- the Coq6 gene encoding ubiquinone biosynthesis monooxygenase COQ6, mitochondrial codes for MLSFLRIQGAVASAGQLRILATKTASNVTSSRRCESTKSPATEHFDIIIGGGGLVGTTLAAALARNATLADKRVLLLEGAPEFKGFDPAGAYQNRVSAINSNSIELFKSIDAWPHIEGARYKPVKQMQVWESNTEALIQFQHDNFASDVACIIENDLILDAVYARVKEATNVEILNKARIQSVRLPKDNSAALSELQLQDGRSFSCDLLIGADGANSVVRKEMNVDVFSLNYNRMGLVATLELGEDACDNSVAWQRFLPNGPVALLPLTDRLSSLVWSTTNEQAKKLQSLPADEFVDALNEAFCRQYPRVELADKAVQALNSLFGHNSSQHQVQYPPRVIGVQDKSRATFPLGFLHASSYVCSGAALVGDAAHRVHPLAGQGVNLGFSDVRILVESLAAGAYAGFKLGDKQHLIKYERKCLAKNVPIMLGVHGLHTIYSTQFSPVVMLRSLGLQLTQNLPPIKNMFMRGAMGQ; via the coding sequence ATGTTGAGCTTTCTGAGGATTCAAGGCGCTGTGGCGTCGGCGGGACAGCTCCGCATCCTGGCCACCAAAACCGCCAGCAATGTGACATCCAGCCGCCGCTGTGAGTCCACCAAGTCGCCGGCTACAGAGCACTTTGATATAATCATTGGCGGCGGTGGACTTGTGGGAACCACTCTGGCCGCCGCCCTGGCCAGGAATGCCACTTTGGCCGACAAgcgggtgctgctgctggagggaGCTCCTGAGTTCAAAGGATTTGATCCAGCAGGCGCCTACCAGAATCGCGTATCCGCCATCAACAGCAACTCCATCGAGCTGTTCAAGTCCATAGATGCCTGGCCGCACATCGAGGGAGCCCGGTATAAGCCCGTCAAGCAGATGCAGGTGTGGGAGTCCAACACGGAGGCTTTGATACAGTTCCAGCACGACAACTTTGCCAGCGATGTGGCCTGCATCATTGAGAACGATCTCATCCTGGATGCGGTCTATGCGCGCGTTAAGGAGGCTACCAATGTGGAGATCCTGAACAAGGCCAGGATTCAAAGCGTACGCCTGCCCAAGGACAACAGTGCTGCTCTCTCCGAGCTTCAGCTGCAGGACGGACGGAGCTTCTCTTGCGATCTGCTCATCGGAGCGGATGGCGCCAATTCTGTGGTCCGCAAGGAAATGAACGTGGATGTTTTCTCACTGAACTACAACAGAATGGGGCTGGTGGCCACCCTGGAGCTGGGCGAAGACGCCTGCGACAACTCGGTGGCTTGGCAGAGATTCCTGCCCAACGGACCGGTGGCTCTGCTGCCCCTAACCGATCGTCTAAGCTCTCTGGTCTGGAGCACTACGAATGAGCAGGCCAAGAAGTTGCAATCCCTGCCAGCTGATGAATTCGTAGATGCCCTCAACGAAGCCTTCTGCCGGCAGTATCCGCGCGTGGAGCTGGCCGACAAGGCTGTGCAGGCTTTGAACTCCCTGTTCGGCCACAATTCCAGCCAGCACCAAGTGCAGTATCCTCCGAGAGTTATTGGCGTTCAAGACAAATCGCGTGCCACCTTTCCGCTGGGCTTCCTTCATGCCTCCTCCTACGTTTGCAGTGGAGCAGCTCTCGTAGGAGATGCCGCCCATCGAGTGCATCCTTTGGCTGGACAAGGCGTAAATTTGGGATTCAGTGATGTGCGGATTTTGGTGGAATCCCTGGCAGCAGGAGCATATGCAGGATTCAAGCTGGGCGACAAGCAACATCTCATCAAGTACGAACGCAAGTGCCTGGCCAAGAATGTGCCCATCATGCTGGGTGTTCATGGTCTACATACGATCTACTCCACGCAGTTCAGTCCGGTGGTTATGCTCAGGAGTCTGGGTCTGCAACTGACGCAGAATCTGCCGCCCATCAAGAACATGTTCATGCGGGGAGCAATGGGTCAGTAG
- the LOC108081387 gene encoding glycosyltransferase 25 family member: MNKRQVFLGLLLASAFVCIWGSVEETEEDNRELPTILIALLVRNKAHTLPMFLSYLEQQDYPKHRIAFWLRCDHSNDDSIDVLQQWLEHTGELYHGVNYALEPDELSYINESSPYEWPASRFKQLISLKEEAFGYARDIWADFVFFLDADVFLTSKEALKTLTRLRLPIVAPMLLSESLYSNFWCGMTEEYYYKRTDEYKEIYHSKKLGSFPVPMVHTAVMVDMNYRGTRNLTFDRHKLLEMQRSRGQEPLYEGPADDIIVFAISANSSGIPLHICNDINFGYILQPLEPGDTLDNDIQQLVNIRSLMVTDLGAVPPELDYFRELVKKPEKSKLSLDRIFMINLKRRPERREKMERLFEELGIEAEYFEAVDGKELTEERLQEMGVGFLPGYEDPYHHRAMTMGEIGCFLSHYSIWVTMVRKDLKEVLILEDDIRFEPYFRHNAVRVVNQARSVGQYDLIYFGRKRLKEESEPWVTDADSLVHAGYSYWTLGYVLSLEGALKLLAAKPLEKLIPVDEFLPLMFNRHPNETWKEAFPKRNLVALSAAPLLLYPIHYTGDSGYISDTEDSEQINVAESDEGEARLKSDREQVFAQNEVEPEGVVDQQQPKLGESLTKSHQEL; this comes from the exons ATGAACAAGCGACAAGTGTTTTTAGGCCTGCTCCTGGCGAGCGCCTTTGTTTGCATTTGGGGATCGGTGGAGGAGACCGAGGAGGATAATAGGGAGCTGCCAACCATACTAATAGCTTTGCTAGTGCGCAACAAGGCCCACACGCTGCCCATGTTCCTGAGCTATCTGGAGCAGCAGGATTACCCGAAGCACAGGATTGCCTTTTG GTTGCGCTGCGATCATAGCAATGACGACAGCATAGATGTGCTGCAGCAGTGGCTGGAGCACACGGGTGAGCTCTATCACGGTGTTAATTACGCTTTGGAGCCGGACGAGCTGAGTTATATCAACGAGAGCTCCCCATACGAGTGGCCGGCATCGCGTTTCAAGCAGTTGATCTCCCTGAAAGAGGAGGCTTTCGGTTATGCTCGCGATATTTGGGCTGACTTTGTGTTTTTCCTCGATGCCGATGTCTTTCTCACCTCCAAGGAGGCTTTGAAAACGCTAACCCGTCTCCGTCTACCCATTGTGGCACCCATGCTGCTCTCGGAGAGCTTGTACTCGAATTTCTGGTGCGGCATGACGGAGGAGTACTACTACAAGCGCACCGATGAGTACAAGGAGATATATCACTCGAAGAAACTGGGCAGCTTTCCAGTGCCCATGGTGCACACTGCTGTTATGGTGGACATGAACTATAGGGGAACGAGAAACCTCACATTCGACAGGCACAAGCTGCTGGAGATGCAACGGAGCAGGGGACAGGAGCCACTATACGAGGGACCAGCGGATGACATTATAGTGTTTGCCATATCCGCCAATAGTTCGGGGATTCCCCTACACATCTGCAACGACATAAACTTTGGCTATATCCTGCAACCCCTGGAGCCGGGCGATACCTTGGATAATGATATCCAGCAGCTGGTGAATATCAGAAGCCTCATGGTCACCGATCTGGGCGCTGTGCCCCCCGAGCTTGACTACTTCAGGGAGCTGGTAAAAAAACCAGAGAAATCAAAGCTCTCTTTGGATCGCATCTTTATGATCAACCTCAAGAGACGTCCCGAGCGGCGTGAGAAGATGGAGCGGCTCTTTGAGGAGCTGGGCATCGAGGCCGAGTACTTTGAGGCTGTGGATGGCAAGGAACTAACCGAGGAGCGACTGCAGGAGATGGGTGTAGGCTTTCTGCCCGGCTACGAGGATCCCTATCACCATCGGGCCATGACTATGGGTGAGATTGGCTGCTTCCTCAGCCACTACAGCATCTGGGTGACTATGGTGCGGAAGGACTTGAAGGAGGTGCTCATCCTGGAGGATGATATACGCTTTGAGCCGTACTTCCGCCACAATGCCGTCCGGGTTGTGAATCAGGCCAGAAGCGTGGGTCAGTACGATCTCATTTACTTTGGCCGCAAGCGCTTGAAGGAGGAGAGCGAACCGTGGGTCACGGATGCCGATAGCCTCGTCCATGCCGGCTACTCCTACTGGACATTGGGCTATGTTCTGTCTCTGGAGGGTGCCCTCAAGCTGCTGGCAGCCAAGCCGCTGGAAAAACTCATACCCGTCGACGAGTTCCTGCCACTGATGTTTAATCGTCATCCCAACGAAACCTGGAAGGAGGCCTTTCCCAAACGGAATCTCGTGGCGCTCAGTGCTGCTCCTCTTCTGCTTTATCCCATCCACTATACAGGGGATTCTGGTTACATTTCCGACACCGAAGACTCGGAGCAAATCAATGTGGCGGAGAGTGATGAGGGAGAAGCTAGGCTGAAGAGCGATCGCGAGCAGGTTTTCGCCCAGAATGAGGTGGAGCCGGAAGGCGTCGTGGATCAGCAGCAACCGAAGCTAGGCGAAAGTCTGACCAAGAGCCATCAGGAGCTCTAA